The DNA window GTGAATATTTAAAAGAATATTACTGTAAACCCGTATTTTGGAGTAGAAGTTATTGCATTTTAACAACTGGAGGAGCAACAATAGAAATGATTGAGAAATATATTCGCTCTCAAGCAGGAGTTAAAGAATAAAAACCGTTCCGATTCATCTCCCTCCTAGTTAGAGGAGGGAGTTTTCTCGAAATATCTAGATAAAAGTATATTAACATGAAAAGATGATTTAGTCATTAATTTATATTTTTATTATAACATTATGGATTTCCTCTAATGGTATTTCCTTTCTGTACGATATCTTACCTCTTATTCAAACTCAACTTGAATAGGATATATTTGTGACCACATAATATGGGTTGCTAACTCTTTCTTTAATGGTGCCATCTTAGCAACATGCGTATCCTTTACAAAAGCTGTTAGATACTCTCTTGTTTTATCCAAATCTAATCCTATAAATTTTTGCACATAATCAAGTCCTGCTTCATAATAGAGATTTGCTCTAATATACTTGACTCCTGGTAATCTCATAAGATCTGCCATTTTTATGAGCTTTGTTACACAATCTACTGGAACTCCAACTTCTTTCGCTACCTTTTTTCTATCTTCTTTTGTTTTCCCTATTAGAAGAATCTGATCTGATTTTTTATAACCCTTATTCAAAAACTTATTAATCTCTTTCTTACTTAAACTCTCTATTTTCTTTATAGGAAATGGTTTGTATTGATTAAAAGCTAGTAATTTTATTAATGATTGTAGATAAGTGAATTGAATGCTAGTCTTTTGGCATAATTCTTCTAATCTGTTATGGTTGTTTTGAATCTCTAATAATTGATTGGTATATTTATAGCCTAATTCATCAAGTTTATTACAGTAAATTACTGCGTTATCTATTAAATGATAATAACTTTGAGGTATTGTAAGTTCTGTCAATACTATGGGAATCTCTTTGATTGAAAAGTTATTAATAATCATACTATACTTGTATGATGTATTTAGTGACAAATACATCAATACGTTCCTCCTTATCATATTTAAATCAGGACATACATATAAGAAACCAACTCACTTTTATGCCATTATTTCTACTAACTCCATCTTAATATATAATCTGCTATATTGAAATATTTCTCGTCATGTGTTATACCTCTCATTATATTAAAAAAACTAAATTTCTACTTCTTAGATCTGATGAAATGTATAACTCTCAATAAAGAATTTCAGCAAAATCATATAGTTTTGGATTTAGTGAATATCTCCAATAGTTTTGATAATTTAAAGAAATATAATACTCTAAGAAAGTTGAAAAATCATATTCAAAACACATAAATTCATTTAGTGAATATTGATCTCCTACATATAGATATTTTTGGGTTTTTATTTCATTACTATTGACTATGATATAATCATCTAAAATAACTCCAATCGTAAATATTCCTTCCCTATAATTATTTGCTCCTATAAGATCTTTCATTTCTTCAAGACTTAGCAAGTCAAGTTCCCCATTAATTAAAAAAGCCATACCATCAGAAAACAATAGCAGCTCTTTATAATCTTGGGGCAATAGACAACCTGTATCATTTTCAAAAGTTTCTATATCTTCTATCCTTGCAGGTTTCCTAAATTCACAGTTATAATTTTTATATTTTCCTCCGTTGTATACTACCTCTTTTTCTAGTTTCATTTTTTTTAATAGTTGAGTTATTGATGATATATTATTAGAATTCAATAGAAACCCTCCAAATCACAAATAATATTTTATAGTTAATCCAAGTTACGCAACATTTTCTTTGTTTATGAACAAGGTAGTAATACAACTGGCTTTTATTGCTGGACATAACTTAGGTTACCACTTTATTAATAAAATCAATTTCATACTTCTGTTCACCGTATTTTCTTTCATTGTCAATAATGGTACCTTCTGTAAGTGTGACACGCAAGACGATTGAGTCCGGATTGTCCTCATCGCCAACCTCATCAAACCAATCAAAGATTTTTTTGAACTCTGCTCTGATTTTCGCATTCTTCTCGTCCTTTACCCAACCGAGATTTTCAGCCGTGCCCTGGAAAGCATACCAATCCAACCCGCCTACAGAAACCTCGTTGTTCTTCTCAATTTGCAAAGTTTTATTTTTTTTTACGTCTGTGGAAACATAAAATACACCGTCTTCATAATAAGCGCAAACCATGCGGACAGCAGGACGGGGATTACCGGCAGCGTTCGTAGATAATGATATTGTCGCAAGTGCAATAATTACTTCTTTACCATTTCCACAACGCTCTTCCATTAGTTTGATTGCATCATCGTATTTACTCATTTTTTTAAATTCCTCCCATTTTATTGTTTTTCCTTTATCCTAAATTCAACCTCATATTAAAATCACCTTCTTTGAGGTTAACTTATGGAGAATTTAGCAAACAATCTTCTATTCAATCCTTTTATTCTTCAAGTAGTTTATTTAAATAATTTTTTAAATAAGAATATTTAATACTTAACTTATAATATCGATTTTTAAACTTGCAATATGCTATCTCTTCGTCTTCTAAAAACCCTAGTATAGATTCATTATTATCTGAATAATGCAGTATCATATAAAATGATGGAGCTAATTCTAAACGCCAATTTTTAACAGTTTTCCACTCTTTAATATCTAAGTAATCAATTATATCTTTTATTACACTTTTATCTCCAGCAGTAAATGATTCTGGTCCGTGTTCTATAGTTATTTTTTGAATTTCATCACTTTTAATTATTTGTTCATCATTTTTTATATTATGAAAATATACTAATGCTAGTATAATTATTAATACCAAGACTCCTACATAAATATGAATATTTTTCATCTTATACCTCACCAAACCTATAATTTATAAACTCTTTATTAATAAACTATTATTAAAAGATAAAGATAGATTAAAATTTCCTGACACAAAATTACTAGCTTTTATTCTATTAAAACTAAAATTGTATGTATAATGTTAGTTAATATGTAAATAAGCTCTCAATCTACTTATTGTTGAATCATATCCTACCTATAAAGATTTTCATTAGCTTACTTCTTTACAATTACAATTATTATAATCTTAATCATATCAGTTTCGTTTAAAATACTCAATGTCTTTTATTATCTTGTATAAATTTTTTCTTATCTAATATATTATTAGTAACTTTACAATAAAAGTAAAAACAACCAATTGTTTGACATCTCTGTAACATTGGATGCAACAGAGACTAAATCTAGTCTCATTCTAGTATGTTATTAATTAAACTTTTTTAAATTCTTATATAATTAAGTTATTAAATAACCCCATTATATTATTTCAAATAAATTTACTGTATCTTTTTTCACGAAAATATGTTGACCTAGATATTGCTAAATAATCTATCATTTTCTTATTACCTCACTCTAGTATATTTGTATGATTTTGACGATATATACGCGTCATATGAATATCTCCGTTTCTAGTGCTTTATCTTGACAGAAACTAATTTCTATTATACTATAAAATAAGAATCATATTTCTAATTTTGAAATAATGATTCTTGTTTATCAAGGATAAATAAGAAATTAATTGCTATGAACGGAGGAATATATATGAGTTTTGGCAATAAAGTCAGAAACCTAAGAGCAGAAAATAAATTAACACAATCAGATTTAGCTTCGAAACTTGGAGTCTCTACAAGAACAATATATAATTATGAAAAAGGTAATCTATTTCCTAAAGATATTAAAGTTATTAAGGGATTAGCCGAAATATTTAATGTAACCACTGATTATATAATGGACGAAATTGACGTAAAAATTATGCCTGAAGAAGAAAGTACTATCATAAATTATGCTAAAGACAATTTTGGATACAAAGGAAAAAAAGAAGCTGAACAACTTATTGAAAAAACTGCTGCTATTTTTGCAGGTGGTACATTATCAGAAGAAGATCAGGATAAATTTTTTGAATCTATAACCAAATTATATTTCAATGCTAAAAGAAAAGCAAGGAATAAGTACGGTAGACAAAGTAATAAATATAAATTATGATGATCTAGGAATATCAATGAGGTCTGTTAGTCATGTAAGAATACAAATCTCATCATAAACGTCAAATAATATTTTGTAAATTGTTGTGTAAAGTACTATAATATAGGCGTAAATGCAAAGATTCTTCACCATTTAGTCATTATTAAAGACAAATTTATTCTGAGCTAGAATCTAGGTATAGTAAGCATTAGAAGTTTTGGGATATTTTTAATTAAAGAACAAAAAAGGAGAATGTATAATGAGTAAAAAATTTCTCGGGAATAGGCCAATGATTTATGTGCATTTTTAATGCAACTATATTTTTCTATACGGTATATCTGATTTTTTTATATTATCACCTTCATTATAAATAAGTATCCATTTATAATTTGTTTCATTAGCTTTTTGCCTACATCATCACATTTTAAAACAAAAGCCCATGAGTGTAAATAAATTCCTCAAGAGCTTTTTTTGACAGTTTATTTATAAATTCCTTACGTATTTATTCTCCTTCAGTTATTACCTTAATCCAAATCAACAATAGCTTTTATTCTTCTTACACCTAAAGAAGAACTTTGCTCTTTAATTATTTTAAAATACCCAAGTTCAGCTGTATTAGAAACATGTGGTCCACCACATATTTCTAATGAATATCCTGGAATATCATAAACTTTAACAATGTCACCATATTTTGATTCAAAGATTCCTATTGCTCCACTTTCTTTAGCATCTTTTACATTCATTTCCATACAATTAATATCAATACTCTCATTAATCGCCTTATTAACAATGATTTCTACCTGACCTATCTCTTCTTCAGATAACTTTCTATGAAAAGAAAAATCAAATCTTAGTCGTTCAGAATTGATGTGGCT is part of the Vallitalea longa genome and encodes:
- a CDS encoding helix-turn-helix domain-containing protein, which produces MSFGNKVRNLRAENKLTQSDLASKLGVSTRTIYNYEKGNLFPKDIKVIKGLAEIFNVTTDYIMDEIDVKIMPEEESTIINYAKDNFGYKGKKEAEQLIEKTAAIFAGGTLSEEDQDKFFESITKLYFNAKRKARNKYGRQSNKYKL
- a CDS encoding SMI1/KNR4 family protein; this encodes MNSNNISSITQLLKKMKLEKEVVYNGGKYKNYNCEFRKPARIEDIETFENDTGCLLPQDYKELLLFSDGMAFLINGELDLLSLEEMKDLIGANNYREGIFTIGVILDDYIIVNSNEIKTQKYLYVGDQYSLNEFMCFEYDFSTFLEYYISLNYQNYWRYSLNPKLYDFAEILY
- a CDS encoding pyridoxamine 5'-phosphate oxidase family protein, whose protein sequence is MSKYDDAIKLMEERCGNGKEVIIALATISLSTNAAGNPRPAVRMVCAYYEDGVFYVSTDVKKNKTLQIEKNNEVSVGGLDWYAFQGTAENLGWVKDEKNAKIRAEFKKIFDWFDEVGDEDNPDSIVLRVTLTEGTIIDNERKYGEQKYEIDFINKVVT
- a CDS encoding DUF4332 domain-containing protein, whose product is MYLSLNTSYKYSMIINNFSIKEIPIVLTELTIPQSYYHLIDNAVIYCNKLDELGYKYTNQLLEIQNNHNRLEELCQKTSIQFTYLQSLIKLLAFNQYKPFPIKKIESLSKKEINKFLNKGYKKSDQILLIGKTKEDRKKVAKEVGVPVDCVTKLIKMADLMRLPGVKYIRANLYYEAGLDYVQKFIGLDLDKTREYLTAFVKDTHVAKMAPLKKELATHIMWSQIYPIQVEFE
- a CDS encoding transposase, with amino-acid sequence EYLKEYYCKPVFWSRSYCILTTGGATIEMIEKYIRSQAGVKE